In Flammeovirgaceae bacterium 311, one DNA window encodes the following:
- a CDS encoding ornithine/acetylornithine aminotransferase (COG4992 Ornithine/acetylornithine aminotransferase), with protein MFQQHLAHTSDFPLLLEIDKAEGVFLYAPDGKDYIDLISGIGVSNVGHRHPKVMKAIYEQMEKYLHIMVYGELVQAPQVMLAQALASTLPDPLNVCYLVNSGSEAVEGALKLAKRYSGRHELVSCYNAYHGSSQGALSVCGSESFKRAYRPLLPGIRHIGYGTLEDLDVISTKTAAVIIETVQGEAGIRQATAEYWTALQDRCKQTGTLLILDEIQTGFGRTGTFWAFEQYPVVPDILVCAKGMGGGMPIGAFIASTEIMDVLRRSPILGHITTFGGHPLSAAASLATLNVIKEEELYKAANAKASLFKQELQHPAIRGIRNRGLLMAVEFDSFEVLKPIIDRALLAGVLTDWFLYCDNSMRIAPPLTITEKEIRLACRRIMSVIEG; from the coding sequence TTGTTTCAACAACATCTGGCCCATACATCAGACTTCCCCCTTTTACTGGAAATAGATAAAGCAGAGGGTGTTTTTCTATACGCGCCTGACGGTAAAGACTATATAGACCTGATCAGTGGTATCGGCGTAAGCAATGTAGGTCACCGCCATCCAAAAGTCATGAAAGCCATTTATGAGCAGATGGAAAAATACCTGCATATAATGGTGTATGGCGAGTTGGTACAGGCCCCTCAGGTAATGCTGGCACAGGCACTGGCCAGCACACTGCCCGATCCGCTGAATGTCTGCTACCTGGTAAATTCTGGCAGCGAAGCAGTAGAAGGGGCGCTGAAACTAGCCAAGCGCTACTCCGGCCGTCATGAATTAGTTAGCTGTTATAATGCCTACCATGGCAGTTCACAGGGTGCTTTATCGGTTTGCGGCAGCGAAAGTTTTAAAAGGGCTTACCGGCCGCTCCTGCCGGGCATCAGGCATATTGGCTATGGTACGCTGGAAGACCTTGATGTGATCAGCACCAAAACAGCCGCCGTTATCATAGAAACAGTACAGGGAGAAGCAGGCATCAGACAAGCCACAGCTGAATACTGGACTGCCCTGCAGGATAGATGCAAACAAACAGGTACGCTGCTGATCCTGGACGAAATACAGACAGGATTTGGCAGAACCGGCACTTTCTGGGCCTTTGAACAGTACCCGGTAGTGCCCGATATTTTAGTATGTGCAAAAGGAATGGGTGGCGGTATGCCTATTGGTGCCTTTATTGCCTCCACAGAAATAATGGACGTACTGAGAAGAAGCCCCATACTAGGCCACATAACTACCTTTGGCGGCCACCCGCTAAGTGCTGCGGCTTCTTTAGCCACACTTAATGTTATAAAAGAAGAAGAACTTTACAAAGCTGCCAATGCAAAAGCCAGTTTGTTCAAACAGGAGCTTCAGCACCCTGCTATCCGCGGGATCAGAAACAGAGGTTTATTGATGGCTGTGGAGTTCGATTCTTTCGAGGTACTCAAGCCAATTATTGATCGTGCACTGCTGGCCGGCGTACTCACCGACTGGTTTCTATACTGCGATAACAGCATGCGCATAGCCCCGCCATTGACTATCACAGAAAAAGAAATCCGCCTGGCATGCAGGCGGATTATGTCGGTTATTGAGGGTTAA
- a CDS encoding hypothetical protein (COG4850 Uncharacterized conserved protein), whose product MEKWKEEFQHLASKIENAFDKKSLALKQKLHLLDDITIQPYIGYGNRDYIHINGRVLEHEGLRLPEADDTLLDNIKTLYYRYESDEIPDAPLAYKLGSVQGNLTSDDEGYFSAKLDNPDRLEGWQEVEYTMLKQYKETQPPVRVKGEVLLQSSNSTLGLISDLDDTVIVSKATDFFEKSRIMLLNSERTRKPFEGVATFYRALQKGAAGHNSNPVFYVSSSSWNLYDMFKNFCEINQLPKGVFLLRDVGLDRKKLYRTGHSIHKQQKIAQVLETFRELSFLLIGDSGQHDPEIYLEIVKQYPGRIMGIYIRDVHPQENKPRDLEVKAITEQVARLGVPMLLVKNSAQAAQHAAEQGWIAEGALSEIIAEASEEEQSKHDVRHMLGLHKLFGQ is encoded by the coding sequence ATGGAAAAATGGAAGGAAGAATTTCAGCACCTGGCTAGTAAAATCGAAAACGCATTTGATAAAAAAAGCTTAGCGCTCAAACAGAAACTACACCTGCTTGATGATATCACCATACAGCCTTACATAGGGTACGGCAACAGGGATTACATCCATATAAACGGCAGAGTGTTGGAACATGAAGGACTGAGACTGCCAGAGGCAGACGACACCCTGCTGGATAACATTAAAACACTTTATTATCGGTACGAAAGCGATGAAATTCCTGATGCTCCGCTGGCTTACAAGCTGGGATCTGTACAGGGTAACCTGACATCTGATGATGAAGGATACTTTAGTGCAAAGTTGGATAACCCCGATAGGCTGGAAGGCTGGCAGGAGGTAGAATATACCATGCTTAAGCAGTATAAGGAAACACAGCCACCGGTGAGGGTAAAAGGAGAAGTACTGCTACAATCTTCTAACAGTACTTTAGGACTAATCTCTGATCTCGATGATACGGTCATTGTCTCTAAGGCCACTGATTTTTTTGAAAAATCGCGCATCATGCTCCTGAACAGCGAAAGAACAAGAAAGCCTTTTGAGGGTGTTGCCACATTTTACCGGGCCCTTCAAAAAGGTGCTGCAGGTCATAATTCCAATCCTGTATTTTATGTGTCCAGTTCCTCCTGGAACCTGTATGATATGTTCAAAAATTTTTGTGAGATCAACCAGCTGCCAAAGGGAGTATTTTTGTTGCGCGATGTGGGTCTTGACCGCAAAAAGCTTTACCGCACCGGCCATAGCATCCATAAACAGCAAAAAATAGCACAGGTGCTGGAAACTTTCAGAGAGCTCTCCTTTCTGCTTATTGGCGACAGCGGCCAGCATGATCCGGAAATTTACCTGGAAATTGTTAAACAGTATCCGGGCAGAATAATGGGCATATATATCAGGGATGTTCATCCGCAGGAAAACAAGCCAAGGGATCTGGAAGTTAAAGCAATTACTGAACAGGTAGCCCGGCTGGGGGTGCCAATGCTACTGGTAAAAAACTCTGCACAGGCAGCTCAGCATGCAGCAGAACAGGGATGGATAGCAGAAGGAGCTTTATCAGAAATAATTGCAGAAGCCAGTGAAGAAGAGCAATCGAAGCATGATGTACGCCACATGCTGGGGTTACATAAGCTGTTTGGGCAGTAG
- a CDS encoding hypothetical protein (COG4850 Uncharacterized conserved protein) yields the protein MVNSVLKGLYQLEQKFNKARWAYIRKHNRLGQLVIHAYRGFGDTEKAYVKGRLLEKRNILPARQQDTTWQNVKAMYKRFESNEVPGALIQATFKGKQYEAYTDEDGYFEFHLEVPKDLDQEEIWHTVEYVLLEDIGRNDGPVTASGFIKIPTDQAEFGIISDVDDTILKTEATSLFRMMRHTFTRNASTRLPFKGVAAFYRALHMGGKVDKYKNPLYYVSSSPWNLYDMLEEFWELNEIPAGPFLLRDIGFSRDNFVKTSHLSHKLEQIEKVLSFTGDLPFILIGDSGQKDPEIYERAVADFPGRIKAIYIRDVTRKRRDAQVVQIGKKINDSGVEMLYVQDTEMAARHALESGFILQDYMKEIIREKAKDK from the coding sequence ATGGTCAATTCAGTGTTAAAAGGGCTGTATCAGCTGGAGCAGAAATTTAATAAAGCCCGCTGGGCATATATACGCAAACATAACCGCCTGGGTCAACTTGTTATACATGCGTACCGTGGCTTCGGCGATACGGAAAAGGCTTATGTAAAAGGCAGACTTCTTGAAAAAAGAAACATATTACCAGCCCGGCAACAGGATACCACCTGGCAGAATGTAAAGGCCATGTACAAACGCTTTGAAAGCAATGAAGTGCCTGGTGCTCTGATACAGGCTACCTTTAAAGGCAAGCAGTACGAAGCCTATACCGATGAAGATGGTTATTTTGAATTCCACCTGGAGGTACCGAAAGACCTGGATCAGGAGGAAATATGGCATACTGTAGAATATGTACTCCTGGAAGACATAGGCAGGAATGATGGCCCGGTAACGGCGAGCGGATTCATCAAGATTCCAACCGATCAGGCAGAGTTTGGCATCATCAGCGACGTGGATGATACCATTCTGAAAACAGAGGCAACCAGTCTTTTTCGCATGATGCGACATACTTTTACCCGAAATGCCAGCACAAGGCTACCCTTCAAAGGTGTAGCAGCCTTTTACCGGGCCCTGCACATGGGCGGCAAAGTAGATAAGTATAAAAACCCGCTCTACTATGTTAGTAGCAGCCCCTGGAATTTGTACGACATGCTGGAAGAATTCTGGGAACTGAACGAAATTCCGGCAGGTCCCTTTTTACTGCGTGATATAGGCTTTAGCCGAGATAATTTCGTTAAAACAAGCCACCTGAGCCATAAGCTGGAGCAGATTGAAAAGGTTCTGTCATTTACCGGCGATCTGCCCTTTATTCTTATTGGTGACAGCGGCCAAAAAGATCCTGAAATATACGAAAGGGCCGTAGCTGATTTTCCCGGCCGTATCAAAGCTATTTATATCCGTGATGTTACACGCAAAAGGCGCGATGCCCAGGTGGTCCAAATTGGAAAAAAAATCAACGACTCTGGGGTGGAAATGCTCTATGTACAGGATACCGAAATGGCAGCCCGCCACGCTCTGGAAAGTGGTTTTATCCTGCAGGATTATATGAAAGAAATTATCCGCGAAAAAGCAAAAGATAAGTAA
- a CDS encoding 3-oxoacyl-(acyl-carrier-protein) reductase (COG1028 Dehydrogenases with different specificities (related to short-chain alcohol dehydrogenases)) — translation MYHFKGKTAIVTGGGQGIGKAIVQAFSHHEANVVVAERDEEAGKEVVEWLKGKGAAAESLLYVKCDVAKEDEVRGMVQQTMDHFGRIDFLINNAGLSRFTPFDELTVEAWDEVLNVNLRGAFLCAKFAAPHLKATHKAAIINIASTRAMQSEKESEAYAASKGGILSLTHALAVSLGPHVRVNAISPGWIEVRHWKKEQNRQQVEHSTEEKEQHPVGRVGEPEDIGRAAVFLCSGEAGFITGHNLVIDGGMSHRMIYLA, via the coding sequence ATGTATCATTTCAAAGGTAAAACCGCAATAGTAACCGGCGGAGGGCAGGGCATAGGCAAGGCCATTGTACAGGCATTTTCGCATCATGAAGCAAATGTGGTGGTAGCAGAAAGGGACGAAGAAGCCGGAAAAGAGGTTGTTGAATGGCTGAAGGGAAAAGGGGCCGCTGCAGAAAGTCTCTTATATGTAAAGTGCGATGTGGCTAAGGAAGATGAGGTGCGGGGAATGGTGCAGCAGACAATGGACCATTTTGGAAGAATTGATTTTCTGATCAATAATGCAGGCTTAAGTAGATTTACACCTTTTGATGAGCTGACTGTAGAAGCTTGGGATGAGGTGCTGAATGTAAACCTCAGGGGTGCTTTTTTATGTGCCAAATTTGCTGCGCCACACTTAAAAGCAACCCATAAAGCAGCCATCATTAATATTGCTTCCACGCGGGCTATGCAATCAGAAAAGGAAAGCGAGGCCTATGCAGCTTCTAAAGGAGGTATTCTTTCCCTCACCCATGCACTGGCTGTTAGCCTGGGTCCGCATGTGCGTGTAAATGCCATCAGCCCGGGCTGGATTGAGGTGCGGCACTGGAAAAAAGAGCAGAACCGGCAGCAGGTTGAGCACAGCACCGAAGAAAAAGAACAACATCCGGTCGGCAGGGTAGGCGAGCCCGAAGATATAGGGCGTGCGGCAGTATTTCTTTGCTCCGGCGAAGCAGGCTTTATCACCGGCCATAACCTGGTGATTGATGGCGGCATGAGCCACCGGATGATCTACCTGGCCTAG
- a CDS encoding phosphodiesterase (COG0622 Predicted phosphoesterase): MKIGLISDTHSYIDERILHHLQGCDEIWHAGDIGALEVTNELRTVAPLRAVWGNIDGREIRQEFPEQQWFECEGKKIWMTHIGGAPPRYNPAVRPLLKEKKPHIFICGHSHILRVVQDPTFDVLYLNPGAAGKHGFHKMRTMLRFSIESGAVKDMQVIELGLRAKQDL, from the coding sequence ATGAAGATTGGCTTAATTTCCGATACCCACAGTTATATCGACGAAAGAATTCTGCACCATCTGCAGGGATGCGATGAAATATGGCATGCCGGAGATATCGGAGCACTGGAGGTAACCAACGAACTCAGGACAGTAGCACCACTTCGTGCAGTTTGGGGAAATATTGATGGGCGTGAAATCAGGCAGGAGTTTCCGGAGCAGCAGTGGTTTGAATGCGAAGGGAAAAAAATATGGATGACCCACATTGGTGGTGCCCCGCCCCGCTATAATCCGGCTGTAAGGCCTCTGCTAAAGGAGAAAAAACCACATATTTTTATATGCGGCCATTCCCACATATTACGGGTGGTGCAGGATCCTACCTTTGATGTGCTGTATCTGAATCCCGGAGCAGCAGGAAAACATGGTTTCCATAAAATGCGTACCATGCTGCGCTTTTCAATTGAGAGTGGTGCTGTAAAAGATATGCAGGTGATCGAACTTGGCTTAAGGGCCAAACAGGATTTATAA
- the hisS gene encoding histidyl-tRNA ligase (COG0124 Histidyl-tRNA synthetase) gives MAQKPSLPKGTRDFGPLQMARRNYLFAAVQQVFEKFGFQPLQTPAMENLSVLTGKYGDEGDQLLFKIINNGLHDPKNSDKAKAAFENVLQGKNDTNLTERALRYDLTVPFARYVVMNQHELSFPFRRYQIQPVWRADRPQKGRYREFFQCDADVIGTDSLICEAEIVLMIWETFKKLGLQDYVIKINNRKVLSGITEIIGAGGKEGDFYVAIDKLDKIGTTEVLKELQEKGFSPAAIAQLEPLLQKQETGSVTLEFMEDLLQQSVTGSTGVAELKEVYSLLQQFGATDAPLQLDLTLARGLSYYTGAIFEVKPTSVQMGSICGGGRYDNLTGVFGLKGMSGVGISFGIDRIYDVLEELNLFPAAAEANTQVLIINFGKEEQPHALQLLGQLRAANIRTELYPDSSKMRKQMDYANKKGIPYVILLGTEEIQQAQLTIKNMQEGSQQRLSLEEAISLVVNS, from the coding sequence ATGGCTCAGAAACCCAGCCTTCCCAAAGGCACCAGAGATTTTGGCCCCCTCCAGATGGCCCGTCGCAACTACTTGTTTGCTGCTGTACAGCAGGTGTTTGAAAAATTCGGCTTTCAGCCGCTGCAAACGCCGGCTATGGAAAACCTGTCGGTGCTAACTGGCAAGTATGGCGATGAGGGTGATCAGCTCCTGTTCAAAATAATCAACAACGGTCTCCACGACCCCAAAAATTCAGATAAAGCAAAAGCAGCTTTCGAAAATGTGCTGCAGGGAAAAAATGATACTAACCTAACCGAAAGAGCGCTGCGTTATGATCTCACTGTGCCGTTTGCCCGCTATGTGGTCATGAATCAGCATGAGCTTAGCTTTCCCTTCCGCCGCTACCAGATCCAGCCTGTATGGCGTGCCGACAGACCCCAGAAAGGCCGCTACCGTGAGTTCTTCCAGTGCGATGCAGACGTGATTGGTACTGATTCCCTCATTTGCGAAGCAGAAATTGTGCTTATGATCTGGGAAACCTTTAAAAAGCTGGGCCTGCAGGATTATGTGATCAAAATAAACAACCGCAAGGTGCTTAGCGGTATTACAGAGATTATTGGGGCAGGCGGCAAAGAAGGAGATTTTTATGTAGCCATCGATAAACTTGATAAAATTGGCACCACCGAGGTGTTAAAGGAACTGCAGGAAAAAGGATTTTCCCCTGCCGCCATCGCTCAACTGGAACCCCTGCTGCAGAAACAGGAGACTGGTTCTGTAACACTGGAATTTATGGAAGACCTGCTTCAGCAGTCTGTCACAGGCAGCACCGGTGTGGCCGAGCTGAAAGAGGTGTACAGTTTGCTGCAGCAGTTTGGCGCTACAGATGCTCCCCTGCAGCTTGACCTGACCCTGGCAAGGGGTCTCTCCTACTACACAGGCGCAATCTTTGAGGTAAAGCCTACTTCTGTACAAATGGGCAGCATTTGCGGGGGCGGCCGTTATGATAACCTGACAGGTGTTTTTGGTCTGAAAGGGATGTCGGGCGTGGGTATTTCATTTGGTATAGACAGAATTTACGATGTACTGGAAGAGTTAAACCTGTTTCCAGCAGCAGCAGAAGCAAATACCCAGGTGCTCATCATAAACTTCGGCAAAGAAGAGCAGCCGCATGCCCTGCAACTCCTGGGGCAGCTACGTGCAGCAAACATCAGAACAGAGTTATACCCCGACAGCTCCAAAATGCGCAAGCAAATGGACTACGCCAATAAAAAAGGTATTCCCTACGTTATCCTGCTGGGCACAGAGGAAATACAGCAGGCCCAGCTAACCATAAAAAACATGCAGGAAGGTTCGCAGCAGCGGCTAAGTCTTGAGGAAGCAATAAGTTTGGTAGTCAACTCCTGA